Proteins from a single region of Nitrospinaceae bacterium:
- a CDS encoding glycosyltransferase family 4 protein, with translation MRIGIDTAPIVQHRNRGVGALGGFLLEALLRAEGSHHYLLFTPGGVEGASFGVASTSNAETISRAGCGGVFSFSWIRDALHLHGQVKLARPDVLHAYFQWNLPLRRMSVPVVGSVYDLMPLAVKDIYLDRYALPVRAKIGMYSRYLSYALGRVDRVIAISEHSRADLVRLMGFPEDRVHVVYPAPAPGMVVPENDNEIHLLRERLDLENDYLLYVGGFDYRKNLEVLLGAYGKARKRGMDLSLVLAGDMSSPYGRLIQNLINEAGGERAGIRLLGHIADNDLPTLYAGARLFLYPSLYEGFGLPVLDAMACGTPVISSMAASLPEAGGDTAILLDPNDEEAWATAIFNAAEVGDAYEEMRLSGIRHASGFTWDRAAKETMAIYEMLAGQP, from the coding sequence ATGCGAATTGGAATTGATACGGCTCCAATTGTTCAGCACAGAAATCGTGGTGTTGGGGCGTTGGGGGGCTTTCTCCTGGAGGCATTGTTGCGCGCCGAAGGCTCCCACCACTATCTCCTCTTCACACCTGGTGGAGTGGAAGGCGCATCTTTTGGAGTGGCTTCTACATCCAACGCCGAAACTATATCGAGAGCCGGTTGCGGCGGTGTGTTCTCATTTTCGTGGATTCGGGATGCCTTGCATCTGCACGGCCAAGTGAAGCTAGCTCGGCCTGATGTTCTTCACGCCTACTTTCAGTGGAACCTCCCGCTACGCAGAATGTCGGTGCCGGTTGTCGGGAGTGTCTATGACCTCATGCCCTTGGCGGTGAAGGATATTTATCTTGATCGCTATGCGCTGCCAGTGAGGGCGAAAATTGGGATGTATTCGCGATATCTGAGCTACGCTCTGGGAAGGGTTGATCGTGTTATCGCCATATCGGAGCACTCACGGGCGGATCTGGTGCGCTTAATGGGATTTCCCGAAGACAGGGTGCACGTTGTGTATCCGGCTCCTGCGCCCGGCATGGTGGTTCCCGAAAACGATAATGAGATTCATCTCCTTCGGGAAAGGTTAGATCTTGAAAATGACTATTTGCTATATGTTGGTGGGTTTGACTATCGGAAGAATCTTGAGGTATTGCTGGGCGCATATGGTAAGGCACGAAAACGAGGAATGGATCTTTCGTTGGTCCTGGCGGGGGATATGAGCAGCCCTTATGGTCGCTTAATTCAAAATCTGATCAACGAAGCGGGAGGAGAGCGTGCTGGTATTCGCCTTCTTGGTCATATCGCAGACAACGATCTTCCCACGTTATATGCTGGTGCCAGACTTTTTTTATATCCCTCCTTGTACGAAGGTTTCGGGCTTCCTGTTTTGGATGCAATGGCCTGCGGAACCCCGGTTATCAGTTCAATGGCAGCCTCGCTTCCCGAAGCTGGGGGTGATACTGCGATCTTGTTGGACCCAAATGATGAAGAAGCATGGGCCACTGCTATTTTTAATGCCGCCGAGGTGGGTGATGCGTACGAGGAAATGCGACTTAGTGGTATCCGACATGCCTCGGGTTTTACCTGGGACAGAGCGGCCAAAGAAACCATGGCGATTTATGAAATGCTGGCTGGGCAGCCCTGA